The Humulus lupulus chromosome 4, drHumLupu1.1, whole genome shotgun sequence genome has a window encoding:
- the LOC133830710 gene encoding uncharacterized protein LOC133830710 isoform X1, with amino-acid sequence MDNELPAGLKSRGPRKNKKNRKNGSALSSTEEATPIDTEVNVKAKEATEVINNTMEETTKVNLNTELVPTSTKKKRKREKTLRRGDNTKMDSTDHGSVSLKSSDSGGDLHLESVVGINGENEPEENRELRRSRMSKKRKQTKIISPETNNTEHENGATLESTSKEREQQLEDGPHQTDVEGTSNLESPTQNADSDSKGKKRKKKKKNEPNDHERSDGIDTKNVVGLNSSDTKGSSPPIDEQSGFSKGVKTASVMKQADCIEVSHNPEIKEIETNNRKKPNSHQKKRKSSELGNTREPVEDNNLDENSSQCLVGKNTSGFLENFETTSSVVGVVSEQAVDILCEKDSVNYSDTKEISPPTDVENGLPSGAKTASIMKQDHCTGVRHVPENKEIGTYKRKKPRHHPRKGKSSELGRTMKLVVDNSVDDTSSQCLVGKDTSGFLENIETTSSVVGAVLEQAFDILREKDSINHSDTKESSPTTDEQSGFPSGVKTASIMKQDECTEVSHVPENKVIETYKRKRPKKGKSSESGRTMELGVDNNIDDTSSQCLVGKNTSGFLKNVETTSSVIEAVSEQAVDILGEKDSVNCSDIKPASHKRKKVKKMIDLRESACGNKTLNDASALDVSEESYDQKSGENLVRGHDALKLDGNNCCKNNGSGDLLKLDTVNIETTMEEAPSSQRGEAKDGVHLDATIEEGNLFQIPGSLPERTLVSRSQKKLLILDVNGLLVDFVSGGDRQFRPDIIISKKAVYKRPYCDEFIEFCFEKFNVGVWSSRMKWNMDKVIWFLFDKSRHKLLFCWDQSHCSATGTNTLENNNKPLVFKELRKLWEKLEPNLPWEIGEYDETNTLLLDDSPYKALRNPANTAIFPKPFEYLDRTDSSLGPGGDLRTYLEGLAVADNVQKYVEQNPFGQGGITKSHKQWGFYCQFLKQKKTDSEHSC; translated from the exons ATGGACAATGAATTACCTGCTGGATTAAAAAGTCGTGGCCCtagaaagaacaaaaaaaataggaaaaatggTAGTGCATTGAGCTCTACAGAGGAGGCTACACCAATAGACACCGAGGTCAATGTTAAAGCAAAGGAGGCTACTGAAGTCATTAATAATACAATGGAGGAGACGACTAAGGTTAATCTTAACACAGAGTTGGTGCCAACTTcaacaaaaaagaaaaggaaaagggaAAAAACATTAAGGAGAGGTGAcaacactaaaatggatagcacAGATCATGGAAGTGTCTCACTGAAGAGCAGTGATTCTGGAGGAGACTTGCATTTAGAATCTGTAGTTGGTATAAATGGAGAGAATGAGCCTGAGGAGAACCGAGAACTGAGACGTTCAAGAATGAGTAAAAAGAGGAAACAAACTAAAATCATCAGCCCTGAGACAAATAATACCGAGCATGAGAATGGTGCCACTTTGGAATCTACTTCCAAAGAAAGAGAACAACAACTTGAGGATGGCCCACACCAAACTGATGTTGAGGGAACATCAAATTTGGAAAGTCCCACACAAAATGCCGATAGTGACTCTaagggaaagaaaaggaaaaagaaaaagaaaaatgagcCAAATGACCATGAGCGTAGTGATGGCATTGATACAAAGAATGTTGTAGGGTTAAACTCAAGTGATACAAAGGGGAGCTCTCCACCCATTGATGAGCAAAGTGGTTTTTCCAAAGGAGTAAAGACTGCTTCTGTAATGAAACAGGCTGACTGCATTGAAGTTAGCCACAATCCTGAAATTAAGGAGATTGAAACGAACAATAGGAAGAAACCAAATAGTCACCAAAAAAAAAGAAAGTCATCTGAATTAGGAAATACTAGGGAACCGGTGGAGGATAATAATCTTGATGAAAATTCATCTCAATGTCTGGTAGGAAAAAATACATCTGGATTTCTGGAGAATTTTGAAACTACTTCCTCAGTAGTAGGGGTTGTCTCAGAACAGGCTGTTGACATTTTATGTGAGAAAGACTCTGTTAATTATTCAGATACAAAGGAGATTTCTCCACCCACTGATGTGGAAAATGGTCTTCCAAGTGGAGCAAAGACTGCTTCAATAATGAAACAGGATCACTGCACTGGGGTTAGACATGTTCCTGAAAATAAGGAAATTGGTACGTACAAGAGGAAGAAGCCAAGACATCACCCAAGAAAAGGAAAGTCATCTGAATTAGGAAGAACTATGAAACTGGTGGTGGATAATAGCGTTGATGATACTTCATCTCAGTGTTTGGTAGGAAAAGATACATCTGGGTTCCTGGAGAATATTGAAACTACTTCCTCAGTCGTAGGGGCTGTCTTAGAACAGGCTTTCGACATTTTACGTGAGAAAGACTCTATTAACCATTCAGATACAAAGGAGAGTTCTCCAACCACTGACGAGCAAAGTGGTTTTCCAAGTGGAGTAAAAACTGCTTCAATCATGAAACAGGATGAGTGCACTGAGGTTAGCCACGTTCCTGAAAATAAGGTAATTGAAACGTACAAGAGGAAGAGACCAAAAAAAGGAAAGTCATCTGAATCAGGAAGAACAATGGAACTGGGGGTGGACAATAACATTGATGACACTTCATCTCAGTGTTTGGTAGGAAAAAATACATCTGGATTTCTGAAGAACGTTGAAACTACATCCTCAGTAATAGAAGCTGTCTCAGAACAGGCTGTTGACATTTTAGGTGAGAAAGACTCTGTTAACTGTTCAGATATTAAACCTGCATCCCATAAAAGGAAGAAAGTTAAAAAAATGATTGATTTAAGGGAGAGTGCTTGTGGAAACAAAACTCTGAATGATGCATCTGCGTTAGATGTTTCTGAGGAAAGTTATGATCAGAAGAGTGGCGAAAATCTTGTGAGGGGACATGATGCATTAAAGCTAGATGGAAACAATTGCTGCAAGAACAATGGCTCTGGCGATCTCCTGAAATTAGATACTGTCAACATAGAAACCACAATGGAAGAAGCTCCTTCATCACAAAGGGGTGAAGCAAAAGATGGAGTTCATTTGGATGCTACCATTGAAGAGGGCAATCTTTTTCAGATACCTGGATCTTTACCAGAAAGAACATTGGTATCTCGTTCTCAGAAGAAGCTACTGATCCTTGATGTAAATGGTCTTCTTGTTGACTTTGTTAGTGGTGGTGACAGGCAATTTAGACCTGACATAATTATATCAAAAAAAGCAG tTTATAAGAGGCCTTACTGCGATGAGTTTATAGAATTTTGCTTTGAAAAATTCAATGTTGGTGTATGGTCATCAAGAATGAA GTGGAATATGGACAAGGTGATTTGGTTTCTTTTTGATAAGTCCAGACACAAGTTACTCTTTTGCTGG GACCAGTCTCACTGTTCTGCTACAGGGACTAACACCCTTGAGAATAATAATAAACCTTTGGTCTTTAAGGAACTTAGGAAGTTATGGGAAAAGCTGGAGCCTAATCTTCCTTGGGAAATAGGAGAGTATGATGAGACAAATACATTATTATTGGATGATTCACCATATAAAGCTTTACGCAATCCG GCCAACACTGCAATATTTCCCAAGCCATTTGAATATCTTGACAGGACAGATAGTTCATTAG GACCTGGAGGGGATCTTCGGACTTATCTTGAAGGCTTAGCTGTAGCTGACAATGTTCAAAAGTATGTAGAACAGAATCCATTTGGTCAAGGAGGCATTACGAAATCACATAAACAATGGGGCTTTTATTGTCAATTTCTGAAGCAAAAGAAAACAGACTCTGAACATTCTTGCTGA
- the LOC133830710 gene encoding uncharacterized protein LOC133830710 isoform X2 — MDNELPAGLKSRGPRKNKKNRKNGSALSSTEEATPIDTEVNVKAKEATEVINNTMEETTKVNLNTELVPTSTKKKRKREKTLRRGDNTKMDSTDHGSVSLKSSDSGGDLHLESVVGINGENEPEENRELRRSRMSKKRKQTKIISPETNNTEHENGATLESTSKEREQQLEDGPHQTDVEGTSNLESPTQNADSDSKGKKRKKKKKNEPNDHERSDGIDTKNVVGLNSSDTKGSSPPIDEQSGFSKGVKTASVMKQADCIEVSHNPEIKEIETNNRKKPNSHQKKRKSSELGNTREPVEDNNLDENSSQCLVGKNTSGFLENFETTSSVVGVVSEQAVDILCEKDSVNYSDTKEISPPTDVENGLPSGAKTASIMKQDHCTGVRHVPENKEIGTYKRKKPRHHPRKGKSSELGRTMKLVVDNSVDDTSSQCLVGKDTSGFLENIETTSSVVGAVLEQAFDILREKDSINHSDTKESSPTTDEQSGFPSGVKTASIMKQDECTEVSHVPENKVIETYKRKRPKKGKSSESGRTMELGVDNNIDDTSSQCLVGKNTSGFLKNVETTSSVIEAVSEQAVDILGEKDSVNCSDIKPASHKRKKVKKMIDLRESACGNKTLNDASALDVSEESYDQKSGENLVRGHDALKLDGNNCCKNNGSGDLLKLDTVNIETTMEEAPSSQRGEAKDGVHLDATIEEGNLFQIPGSLPERTLVSRSQKKLLILDVNGLLVDFVSGGDRQFRPDIIISKKAVYKRPYCDEFIEFCFEKFNVGVWSSRMKWNMDKVIWFLFDKSRHKLLFCWDQSHCSATGTNTLENNNKPLVFKELRKLWEKLEPNLPWEIGEYDETNTLLLDDSPYKALRNPDLEGIFGLILKA, encoded by the exons ATGGACAATGAATTACCTGCTGGATTAAAAAGTCGTGGCCCtagaaagaacaaaaaaaataggaaaaatggTAGTGCATTGAGCTCTACAGAGGAGGCTACACCAATAGACACCGAGGTCAATGTTAAAGCAAAGGAGGCTACTGAAGTCATTAATAATACAATGGAGGAGACGACTAAGGTTAATCTTAACACAGAGTTGGTGCCAACTTcaacaaaaaagaaaaggaaaagggaAAAAACATTAAGGAGAGGTGAcaacactaaaatggatagcacAGATCATGGAAGTGTCTCACTGAAGAGCAGTGATTCTGGAGGAGACTTGCATTTAGAATCTGTAGTTGGTATAAATGGAGAGAATGAGCCTGAGGAGAACCGAGAACTGAGACGTTCAAGAATGAGTAAAAAGAGGAAACAAACTAAAATCATCAGCCCTGAGACAAATAATACCGAGCATGAGAATGGTGCCACTTTGGAATCTACTTCCAAAGAAAGAGAACAACAACTTGAGGATGGCCCACACCAAACTGATGTTGAGGGAACATCAAATTTGGAAAGTCCCACACAAAATGCCGATAGTGACTCTaagggaaagaaaaggaaaaagaaaaagaaaaatgagcCAAATGACCATGAGCGTAGTGATGGCATTGATACAAAGAATGTTGTAGGGTTAAACTCAAGTGATACAAAGGGGAGCTCTCCACCCATTGATGAGCAAAGTGGTTTTTCCAAAGGAGTAAAGACTGCTTCTGTAATGAAACAGGCTGACTGCATTGAAGTTAGCCACAATCCTGAAATTAAGGAGATTGAAACGAACAATAGGAAGAAACCAAATAGTCACCAAAAAAAAAGAAAGTCATCTGAATTAGGAAATACTAGGGAACCGGTGGAGGATAATAATCTTGATGAAAATTCATCTCAATGTCTGGTAGGAAAAAATACATCTGGATTTCTGGAGAATTTTGAAACTACTTCCTCAGTAGTAGGGGTTGTCTCAGAACAGGCTGTTGACATTTTATGTGAGAAAGACTCTGTTAATTATTCAGATACAAAGGAGATTTCTCCACCCACTGATGTGGAAAATGGTCTTCCAAGTGGAGCAAAGACTGCTTCAATAATGAAACAGGATCACTGCACTGGGGTTAGACATGTTCCTGAAAATAAGGAAATTGGTACGTACAAGAGGAAGAAGCCAAGACATCACCCAAGAAAAGGAAAGTCATCTGAATTAGGAAGAACTATGAAACTGGTGGTGGATAATAGCGTTGATGATACTTCATCTCAGTGTTTGGTAGGAAAAGATACATCTGGGTTCCTGGAGAATATTGAAACTACTTCCTCAGTCGTAGGGGCTGTCTTAGAACAGGCTTTCGACATTTTACGTGAGAAAGACTCTATTAACCATTCAGATACAAAGGAGAGTTCTCCAACCACTGACGAGCAAAGTGGTTTTCCAAGTGGAGTAAAAACTGCTTCAATCATGAAACAGGATGAGTGCACTGAGGTTAGCCACGTTCCTGAAAATAAGGTAATTGAAACGTACAAGAGGAAGAGACCAAAAAAAGGAAAGTCATCTGAATCAGGAAGAACAATGGAACTGGGGGTGGACAATAACATTGATGACACTTCATCTCAGTGTTTGGTAGGAAAAAATACATCTGGATTTCTGAAGAACGTTGAAACTACATCCTCAGTAATAGAAGCTGTCTCAGAACAGGCTGTTGACATTTTAGGTGAGAAAGACTCTGTTAACTGTTCAGATATTAAACCTGCATCCCATAAAAGGAAGAAAGTTAAAAAAATGATTGATTTAAGGGAGAGTGCTTGTGGAAACAAAACTCTGAATGATGCATCTGCGTTAGATGTTTCTGAGGAAAGTTATGATCAGAAGAGTGGCGAAAATCTTGTGAGGGGACATGATGCATTAAAGCTAGATGGAAACAATTGCTGCAAGAACAATGGCTCTGGCGATCTCCTGAAATTAGATACTGTCAACATAGAAACCACAATGGAAGAAGCTCCTTCATCACAAAGGGGTGAAGCAAAAGATGGAGTTCATTTGGATGCTACCATTGAAGAGGGCAATCTTTTTCAGATACCTGGATCTTTACCAGAAAGAACATTGGTATCTCGTTCTCAGAAGAAGCTACTGATCCTTGATGTAAATGGTCTTCTTGTTGACTTTGTTAGTGGTGGTGACAGGCAATTTAGACCTGACATAATTATATCAAAAAAAGCAG tTTATAAGAGGCCTTACTGCGATGAGTTTATAGAATTTTGCTTTGAAAAATTCAATGTTGGTGTATGGTCATCAAGAATGAA GTGGAATATGGACAAGGTGATTTGGTTTCTTTTTGATAAGTCCAGACACAAGTTACTCTTTTGCTGG GACCAGTCTCACTGTTCTGCTACAGGGACTAACACCCTTGAGAATAATAATAAACCTTTGGTCTTTAAGGAACTTAGGAAGTTATGGGAAAAGCTGGAGCCTAATCTTCCTTGGGAAATAGGAGAGTATGATGAGACAAATACATTATTATTGGATGATTCACCATATAAAGCTTTACGCAATCCG GACCTGGAGGGGATCTTCGGACTTATCTTGAAGGCTTAG
- the LOC133830710 gene encoding uncharacterized protein LOC133830710 isoform X3, translating into MDNELPAGLKSRGPRKNKKNRKNGSALSSTEEATPIDTEVNVKAKEATEVINNTMEETTKVNLNTELVPTSTKKKRKREKTLRRGDNTKMDSTDHGSVSLKSSDSGGDLHLESVVGINGENEPEENRELRRSRMSKKRKQTKIISPETNNTEHENGATLESTSKEREQQLEDGPHQTDVEGTSNLESPTQNADSDSKGKKRKKKKKNEPNDHERSDGIDTKNVVGLNSSDTKGSSPPIDEQSGFSKGVKTASVMKQADCIEVSHNPEIKEIETNNRKKPNSHQKKRKSSELGNTREPVEDNNLDENSSQCLVGKNTSGFLENFETTSSVVGVVSEQAVDILCEKDSVNYSDTKEISPPTDVENGLPSGAKTASIMKQDHCTGVRHVPENKEIGTYKRKKPRHHPRKGKSSELGRTMKLVVDNSVDDTSSQCLVGKDTSGFLENIETTSSVVGAVLEQAFDILREKDSINHSDTKESSPTTDEQSGFPSGVKTASIMKQDECTEVSHVPENKVIETYKRKRPKKGKSSESGRTMELGVDNNIDDTSSQCLVGKNTSGFLKNVETTSSVIEAVSEQAVDILGEKDSVNCSDIKPASHKRKKVKKMIDLRESACGNKTLNDASALDVSEESYDQKSGENLVRGHDALKLDGNNCCKNNGSGDLLKLDTVNIETTMEEAPSSQRGEAKDGVHLDATIEEGNLFQIPGSLPERTLVSRSQKKLLILDVNGLLVDFVSGGDRQFRPDIIISKKAGGIWTR; encoded by the exons ATGGACAATGAATTACCTGCTGGATTAAAAAGTCGTGGCCCtagaaagaacaaaaaaaataggaaaaatggTAGTGCATTGAGCTCTACAGAGGAGGCTACACCAATAGACACCGAGGTCAATGTTAAAGCAAAGGAGGCTACTGAAGTCATTAATAATACAATGGAGGAGACGACTAAGGTTAATCTTAACACAGAGTTGGTGCCAACTTcaacaaaaaagaaaaggaaaagggaAAAAACATTAAGGAGAGGTGAcaacactaaaatggatagcacAGATCATGGAAGTGTCTCACTGAAGAGCAGTGATTCTGGAGGAGACTTGCATTTAGAATCTGTAGTTGGTATAAATGGAGAGAATGAGCCTGAGGAGAACCGAGAACTGAGACGTTCAAGAATGAGTAAAAAGAGGAAACAAACTAAAATCATCAGCCCTGAGACAAATAATACCGAGCATGAGAATGGTGCCACTTTGGAATCTACTTCCAAAGAAAGAGAACAACAACTTGAGGATGGCCCACACCAAACTGATGTTGAGGGAACATCAAATTTGGAAAGTCCCACACAAAATGCCGATAGTGACTCTaagggaaagaaaaggaaaaagaaaaagaaaaatgagcCAAATGACCATGAGCGTAGTGATGGCATTGATACAAAGAATGTTGTAGGGTTAAACTCAAGTGATACAAAGGGGAGCTCTCCACCCATTGATGAGCAAAGTGGTTTTTCCAAAGGAGTAAAGACTGCTTCTGTAATGAAACAGGCTGACTGCATTGAAGTTAGCCACAATCCTGAAATTAAGGAGATTGAAACGAACAATAGGAAGAAACCAAATAGTCACCAAAAAAAAAGAAAGTCATCTGAATTAGGAAATACTAGGGAACCGGTGGAGGATAATAATCTTGATGAAAATTCATCTCAATGTCTGGTAGGAAAAAATACATCTGGATTTCTGGAGAATTTTGAAACTACTTCCTCAGTAGTAGGGGTTGTCTCAGAACAGGCTGTTGACATTTTATGTGAGAAAGACTCTGTTAATTATTCAGATACAAAGGAGATTTCTCCACCCACTGATGTGGAAAATGGTCTTCCAAGTGGAGCAAAGACTGCTTCAATAATGAAACAGGATCACTGCACTGGGGTTAGACATGTTCCTGAAAATAAGGAAATTGGTACGTACAAGAGGAAGAAGCCAAGACATCACCCAAGAAAAGGAAAGTCATCTGAATTAGGAAGAACTATGAAACTGGTGGTGGATAATAGCGTTGATGATACTTCATCTCAGTGTTTGGTAGGAAAAGATACATCTGGGTTCCTGGAGAATATTGAAACTACTTCCTCAGTCGTAGGGGCTGTCTTAGAACAGGCTTTCGACATTTTACGTGAGAAAGACTCTATTAACCATTCAGATACAAAGGAGAGTTCTCCAACCACTGACGAGCAAAGTGGTTTTCCAAGTGGAGTAAAAACTGCTTCAATCATGAAACAGGATGAGTGCACTGAGGTTAGCCACGTTCCTGAAAATAAGGTAATTGAAACGTACAAGAGGAAGAGACCAAAAAAAGGAAAGTCATCTGAATCAGGAAGAACAATGGAACTGGGGGTGGACAATAACATTGATGACACTTCATCTCAGTGTTTGGTAGGAAAAAATACATCTGGATTTCTGAAGAACGTTGAAACTACATCCTCAGTAATAGAAGCTGTCTCAGAACAGGCTGTTGACATTTTAGGTGAGAAAGACTCTGTTAACTGTTCAGATATTAAACCTGCATCCCATAAAAGGAAGAAAGTTAAAAAAATGATTGATTTAAGGGAGAGTGCTTGTGGAAACAAAACTCTGAATGATGCATCTGCGTTAGATGTTTCTGAGGAAAGTTATGATCAGAAGAGTGGCGAAAATCTTGTGAGGGGACATGATGCATTAAAGCTAGATGGAAACAATTGCTGCAAGAACAATGGCTCTGGCGATCTCCTGAAATTAGATACTGTCAACATAGAAACCACAATGGAAGAAGCTCCTTCATCACAAAGGGGTGAAGCAAAAGATGGAGTTCATTTGGATGCTACCATTGAAGAGGGCAATCTTTTTCAGATACCTGGATCTTTACCAGAAAGAACATTGGTATCTCGTTCTCAGAAGAAGCTACTGATCCTTGATGTAAATGGTCTTCTTGTTGACTTTGTTAGTGGTGGTGACAGGCAATTTAGACCTGACATAATTATATCAAAAAAAGCAG GTGGAATATGGACAAGGTGA